A region from the Hydra vulgaris chromosome 10, alternate assembly HydraT2T_AEP genome encodes:
- the LOC101241797 gene encoding uncharacterized protein LOC101241797 isoform X1, which translates to MLIKKIAFLLYTIGYFNAACSSLFYGKLVLKTSALNAKHYRHKPTVFATRRSTYLKKNGDVFRIHIPGIARNATHDSISFESVRWPGYFLRHRIVNNDYKFRIAKPAQEDNDFDRESTFIIQRHTGIEGSGMLRLFQNPQYYLCVRKYNNADSALKAMKNDHSKDFAERCSFFIQKLRPENVDAAVLKSTLNKKSLKVKKSEQKNDKRVRKILEEYIKKIENKNSAQTYNTKKFLNDLKHVALKTKPTLPKKFKKLYPGLSAESYTGNGLFSPQLNYIPTQVSAFYRIPNTYSYNYPYSYRNQYYNEIENKNPNLLSYFPVVSRYDPMQTDIRAFFGKKDYIKTERFGKGYNNQVGTMYGTWKKEITPRSVLGMVSIGEDSERKTHQVKRNIMKISNFARKTNKTLKQGSLNIIENQTSLFPKKYSNDLQETIKKNASLFSKKTEFKILSKLNHQFNSTELSTAVFDHKSMTNEYSLENKTFLGRKYIENIFPEPIDVTKKKKVLKNDYNALLSVNHFDRTPSFVRQFNGKERSEIEKNSDNEREGHLIGLADALETSAALTVDRLSKDSLMKEVSALGFNGPTYNEVLGNLTAESEASNDVDNNKNRNSENKQNSTEDLHSRNETSKSNVTNTKDFHNSSNSNLVLNTTQISIEKMSPKNNSFNSSSVLNLVKPENNLSVNNNTSELTPTLSSSIQTSLNANKSRITEVKIEKQNTDGLTKISSTNNQKIDNGSKIEPHQYSTENMIKKEPVSKSSPQKNVEAEQSQLVSKAKKKNNNKKVSKTKKKTNKKKNKDKKNQHTVHNHAKYGTEEFGTEFSNSGDNEEENEITDNTNNDYTMSHDFNWNDYDDTKLNEEATPNEHFTTDRESNENIEKMSQGENYENVKLENHDIPMDSHELSHHSDGEHSEGEHSEGDGITYNNIDKAKNMVELGSFEMKGIASAMDKLNKEDVNQLRTKMKNLEIIDTKHQKERLSEGTDYHEELKYVANDEPKVEVNNHVSSSILSPGSNEVFSDTASNSNVVGDFGYHPGDERQDAIHDTINSLRQTASREPDIVEEATAVPLRLSPSSFQPTMVKKEGDQFEQSNNVDAEENVGNYHEENVEDEPGNQKLFETKGIDVASRSNLNNIHQRKQKSTMKLRGVARSNLAIIPVISDELQSQYFKIQTMDQDEATKNTKRGEIHKEVEYGSGDSSHNSIIDLLNSTIKSESTAGTLNNNFQKPSYSNREEIEPVKSDISLVRHTHHILKVKDEEEKEEIVNGLVDYNNDKCVSLKLSNELGYRYRLISSINSHGYSPRGKFFTLKTVFKDPSAHKFVLFHGVDDANPNNQILFNGKKEIVKIPESCKNSPELVRVSSSLTELSGTKRKRYHIHHRDAQRINKIFRKSSIFYPTTFTNGEDKATSYEGEDQVYATNVKDYTRKSAVTRPPGSEVFYGKLVLRTEPWMPKSILAERHFIFATRSSTYLKKDGDVFKIHNPGLALNSGIDSISFESVRWPGFFLKHRANENDFKFRIEKPDLRNIENFKKEATFIVEKYNGVEGSGLLRLYEKPDWYICVRKYGFQNSALKAMKKDNSKSFERRCSFFIEKLEPEMVQDELSKTMEKSEAISAAKRKVQKPAVEIRRLLDDYVSNGRNELVKDYLQQTLVQESKRDYVNNARTKKFYRPLLNNPALTAVGKQWWEERNIDEESKQFKTNQRDSDNEHVESIQDSLIAPSLQDTSVFQETNHYNIPVRSFNNMESLTKKVNLPGRLDSYVFKKIPFENSKENLVKDNQIIQKYTRLQKPVHNYLHGMRRDVVPGTKNNQVRLLFPNKVNPERDEIASLYLSKNREYNVNDQSESINKRENVYVNKDRIPSVYKSDYSGISLKGSTKKAAIKFKSEHELKQRKLKKHKNHSSSFTKTHFVKKATSKKHSIPLVIYDDDVITIDKPTLKDKVDVVDYDEVLKTPKLHVKHVYADSNGHVEGYSPDSLVRKLTSPSNSLYELKKLGKHVKLGQKCKRSGTAIIDVAECDDDDPYSQIGNETIHLLGGEEEGAAENLTAFIEHDEDDRDQKPQSEDPIDSITTETADDDKESETEEIYGRHHHHSKNNLEENEEEEDAENEESDDEEKDHNHEHLHNHLQHHHHHHRHHNNNDSTHEEESEEEEEEEEGEGKEGDHDDHSIEEDHDIVTHRNAEDENNEYGQKMYHDEEHEWVDEKGNTHFYTYDAWQLKLQEDKMNAQNKTNSVVSASFNPVSSAAFKASDNVNSSILDKTTKLDLKNNNTDLKSITFVNSSAINNTNSNLTNTYNENVNESTVNMLESSSLTKIISEDKKNNNNFTIGNTLKPKVSAKSNSSNKNESISNNNLKITDETVQNVSNTSKPDQIIKYVDEKLPSNFQDSYSSHNVPTESLKQNNKTDKMTIEEKTLLNYTDQGNQTNDLKANMTKDSIKLKNQEASEVKTNNLSEIKNKKVVEKNSKNDNNQNAQSNYKDKSDYSQHMHEWKDENGDMHYYTEEAWKMKLADDMKKSVKTNDKNSLKNSSQNEAPKINKVQSDTDNITLQSNKFAQILHSDIIPYENKQIPLNSSEALVKNIIMNFILKKPLLKKKGEQLSTLLAEGLSKQPLFNRSSLDTQERMLKRLKNLTTTELSLLYLKKLKSKGTLEPKLSEQNDLKPGEVIQGIVNELTKKQTYPITESYSNKNEVQNGFFKLGNKEETIKWSTKVHAKSGMKTIVPKLNHTKILNKFRIKSANHKKEKMVINKNFESNNKKKSNTSLSKKHLLKSSNFESNEKNSFNVVSKFIEQSMTDVDPSILEEHKIADQIEKSSKEVSIEKANENSFEENVKENINRELNNTNVNQTLHNSDENNYMAESGEPVETKFGTISKEYKTEGETRDESAVLKDNTIQFNNNSIVKHQWNQPQEQMQQQSSQQQQQQQQQQNVNQAPINLAPALKPETLKDIHIFKAGKPEPHLEGLKPKENQKKLEYKAKKKIKKIKQNKFLPTSNSVNPIWSVNSFDNSNNKSTNENFPQSVKHELNELVYNNKSNKINKYSNKLSRTTSLPVSSDSVNIKETLNLESSDPDKLFKQLEKSTQMLKDRLHVTNETIKTNSSEAPSSQLKENVSEKPNDHTKSENEEADVLSESAALVKLAGLDDFDEISGIEESQANSISGTNNDEDNLLSEGSGKKLLSELTDSKIKAKINLLSTENVENRNIQNQDNSLILTQKLKNKSNENKASLDKLARFASDILKVHQNKELTDDKNSEINKSSLTDLLSSVLDSSEKDNSSFVPQSNVKNKDNDLSVNFSKPKLKFNGQSSEKILPGPMLQEAKIKHLSIKKENSKKENSQSNESLSIDDDDTKDMSSISQALDEVMVKDGENSMKTLDSIDKSAQDILSEGSGDFKTLNLNYDKTSNDASLQENDKIKHEENSLHLKTMLPSAATIPQRQTDKESIEFTVHKNLTRNGKEKKVKEEAARDDLIHEFRQLLNLAEQKNSELLPTDSKDSSSLNNSIQSTNAEQEETNENKIDPNAKFTETNIGNTGDEGDEHEGDLKSLHNKGNLEEMEDNDSFHQHRIVTVKDEEEKERMVNGLVTENDRCVSIQFENELGNRYKLVSSINNHGYTPRGKIFTLKQVFKDPRAHRYVSFHATDESDANRIVLLNGARELVAVPVSCRYKPRIIHVTSHQSAKLTNLFKKNGVSKKRTKTLNSPFDKENEVAMCPSRCTEYCLSSCPNYCCSAPVIGKDQQQLFPGQKPNSNPFDEEMNVLSAGEEISDNAGGMETEDVDRSYSQDSNSDSQQDRWWW; encoded by the exons atgcttataaaaaaaatagcttttttattatatacaattggATACTTTAACGCAG CATGCAGCAGTCTATTTTATGGAAAATTAGTTCTAAAAACATCAGCTTTAAACGCGAAACATTATAGACATAAACCAACAGTTTTCGCTACCCGTCGTTCtacgtatttaaaaaaaaatggggATGTTTTTAGAATACACATACCTGGTATAGCAAGAAATGCTACGCATGATTCTATTTCCTTTGAGTCCGTCCGTTGGCCAGGTTACTTTCTTCGACACAGAATTGTTAACAACGACTATAAATTCAGAATAGCAAAACCAGCACAAGAAGACAATGATTTTG atcgCGAATCGACTTTTATTATTCAGCGTCACACCGGTATTGAAGGCTCCGGAATGTTGCGCTTGTTCCAGAATCCTCAATACTACTTATGCGTTCGTAAATACAACAATGCTGATTCAGCtttaaaagcaatgaaaaatGATCATTCAAAAGACTTTGCGGAAagatgttctttttttattcaaaagttaagACCAGAAAACGTTGACGCTGCGGTACTAAAGTCCACGCTAaacaaaaagtctttaaaagttaaaaaaagcgaacaaaaaaatgacaaacGCGTAAGAAAAATACTCGAAGAATACATCAAAAAAATCGAGAACAAAAACTCTGCCCaaacatataatacaaaaaagtttcttaatgaTCTAAAACACGTAGCATTAAAAACAAAGCCTacattaccaaaaaaatttaaaaagttatatccCGGGCTCTCCGCTGAAAGTTATACTGGTAATGGACTGTTTTCCCCACAACTAAACTACATACCAACACAAGTTAGTGCCTTTTACAGAATACCTAACACTTACAGCTACAACTACCCGTATTCTTACAGAAATCAATATTataatgaaattgaaaataaaaacccaAACTTGCTATCTTATTTTCCTGTGGTTTCAAGATATGACCCAATGCAAACCGATATTCGAGCATTCTTTGGGAAAAAGGACTATATAAAGACAGAAAGGTTCGGAAAAGGGTATAACAACCAGGTCGGAACAATGTATGGCACCtggaaaaaagaaattactccTAGAAGTGTTTTGGGTATGGTAAGCATTGGTGAAGATAGTGAGCGAAAAACTCATCAGGTAAAAcgaaatattatgaaaataagtaattttgccagaaaaacaaacaagacTTTAAAGCAGGGTTCTCTAAATATAATTGAGAACCAAACATCgctatttccaaaaaaatattcgAACGATTTACAAgaaacgattaaaaaaaatgcatctttatttagcaaaaaaactgaatttaaaattttatccaaGTTAAACCACCAATTTAATAGCACTGAATTAAGTACTGCCGTTTTTGATCATAAAAGTATGACCAATGAATATAgtcttgaaaataaaacatttttaggcaggaaatatattgaaaacataTTCCCTGAACCTATTGAcgtgacaaaaaaaaagaaagtattaaaaaatgactATAATGCATTGTTAAGTGTGAATCACTTTGACAGAACTCCTTCCTTTGTGCGTCAATTTAATGGAAAAGAGAGAagtgaaattgaaaaaaattccgACAATGAAAGAGAGGGTCATCTCATAGGTTTGGCTGATGCACTTGAAACCTCAGCAGCTTTGACTGTTGATCGACTTAGCAAAGATAGCCTAATGAAAGAAGTTTCCGCTCTAGGTTTTAATGGCCCAACGTATAATGAAGTGTTAGGAAATCTTACAGCAGAATCAGAAGCTTCAAACGATGttgacaataataaaaatcGTAACAGTGAAAACAAGCAAAATTCGACTGAAGATTTACATTCAAGAAACGAAACAAGTAAATCAAACGTTACGAACACAAAAGATTTTCATAACTCAAGTAACTCAAACCTGGTGTTAAATACAACTCaaatttcaattgaaaaaatgagCCCAAAAAACAATAGCTTTAACTCTTCTTCCGTTCTTAATTTAGTCAAACCCGAGAATAATTTATCTGTCAATAATAATACATCTGAACTAACGCCAACATTATCGTCTAGCATACAAACGTCTCTTAACGCAAATAAGTCAAGAATAACAgaagtaaaaatagaaaaacaaaacacCGATGGTTTAACTAAAATTTCGTCAACAAATAACCAGAAAATTGATAACGGATCAAAAATTGAGCCTCATCAATATTCTACagaaaatatgattaaaaaagaaCCAGTCTCAAAAAGCTCGCCGCAAAAAAATGTGGAAGCAGAACAATCGCAATTAGTttcaaaagctaaaaaaaaaaataataataagaaagtttcaaaaaccaagaaaaaaacaaataaaaaaaaaaacaaagacaaaaaaaatcagcataCTGTACATAACCATGCAAAGTATGGTACAGAAGAGTTTGGTACTGAGTTTTCTAACTCAGGTGACAATGAAGAAGAAAATGAAATCACTGATAATACTAATAACGATTACACAATGTCGCATGATTTTAATTGGAACGATTATGACGACACAAAGTTAAACGAAGAAGCCACTCCAAACGAACATTTTACAACGGATAGAGAAAGCAacgaaaacattgaaaaaatgtcTCAAGgagaaaattatgaaaatgtcAAACTAGAAAACCACGATATACCAATGGATTCTCACGAGTTAAGTCATCACTCTGATGGAGAACATTCTGAAGGAGAGCACTCTGAAGGAGATGGCATAACCTATAACAATATTGATAAAGCGAAAAATATGGTTGAGCTAGGATCATTTGAAATGAAAGGAATAGCCAGCGCCATGGATAAGCTCAACAAAGAAGACGTTAATCAATTAagaacaaaaatgaaaaatttagaaatcatTGACACAAAACATCAAAAGGAACGCTTAAGTGaag GAACGGATTACCATGAAGAGCTGAAGTATGTGGCTAATGACGAGCCTAAAGTAGAAGTTAACAATCACGTTTCTTCTTCTATTCTTTCACCTGGATCTAATGAGGTATTTTCAGATACAGCGTCAAATAGCAATGTTGTTGGGGATTTTGGTTATCATCCAGGTGATGAAAGACAAGATGCAATTCACGACACCATCAATTCATTGAGACAGACGGCATCTAGAGAGCCTGATATTGTTGAGGAAGCCACTGCAGTTCCTTTAAGACTATCTCCATCTTCTTTTCAGCCTACAATGGTTAAGAAAGAAGGCGATCAATTTGAACAGAGCAACAACGTTGATGCAGAAGAAAATGTTGGAAATTATCACGAAGAGAATGTTGAAGATGAGCCCGGcaatcaaaagttatttgaaactAAAG GAATTGACGTGGCCTCACGCtcaaacttaaataatattcatcaaagaaaacaaaaatctacAATGAAGTTGCGTGGTGTTGCTCGAAGCAACCTTGCTATAATACCAGTCATCTCAGATGAACTACaaagtcaatattttaaaattcaaacaatGGATCAAGATGAGGCAACAAAAAATACCAAGCGCGGAGAAATTCATAAAGAAGTTGAATACGGGTCTGGAGACAGTTCTCACAATTCTATTATTGATTTACTAAATTCAACAATTAAATCTGAATCTACTGCTGGTACATTAaacaacaattttcaaaaaccttCTTACAGTAATAGAGAAGAAATAGAGCCTGTAAAAAGTGACATAAGTCTCGTTCGTCACACACATCATATACTAAAAGTAAAAgatgaagaagaaaaagaagaaatagtTAACGGTTTGGTAGACTACAACAACG ACAAATGCGTATCTCTTAAGCTGAGCAACGAACTCGGCTATCGATATCGACTCATTTCATCAATAAACAGTCATGGTTATTCTCCACGAGGaaaatttttcactttaaaaACCGTTTTTAAAGATCCCAGCGCacacaaatttgttttgttCCACGGAGTTGATGACGCGAATCCAAAtaaccaaattttatttaacggcaaaaaagaaattgttaag ATTCCAGAAAGCTGTAAAAATTCTCCTGAACTAGTGCGCGTTTCAAGCTCACTAACAGAGCTAAGCGGAACAAAGCGAAAAAGATATCACATACACCATAGAGACGCTCAAAGAATCAacaaaatattcagaaaaaGTAGCATTTTTTACCCAACAACTTTTACTAACGGAGAAGATAAAGCAACATCTTATGAAGGAGAAGATCAAGTTTACGCGACAAATGTTAAAGATTACACAAGAAAAAGTGCAGTGACAAGACCACCTG gttCTGAAGTATTTTACGGAAAACTTGTTTTGCGAACCGAGCCGTGGATGCCTAAAAGCATTCTTGCCGAAcgtcattttatttttgcaacgCGCTCATCGACCTATTTGAAAAAAGACGGCGATGTTTTTAAGATTCATAATCCAGGACTTGCTTTGAACTCTGGAATCGATTCTATTTCATTTGAATCGGTTCGCTGGCCgggattttttttgaaacaccgTGCGAATGAAAATGATTTCAAGTTTCGAATTGAAAAACCAGATTtaagaaatattgaaaatttca aaaaagaagcTACTTTCATTGTGGAAAAGTATAACGGAGTAGAAGGATCTGGATTACTTCGTTTGTATGAAAAACCTGACTGGTATATATGTGTGCGTAAATATGGGTTTCAAAACTCGGCTTTAAAAGCCATGAAAAAAGATAATAGTAAAAGTTTTGAGAGAAGATGTTCATTTTTCATTGAAAAGTTAGAACCAGAAATGGTCCAAGATGAACTGTCTAAAACAATGGAGAAAAGTGAAGCAATAAGtg cAGCAAAAAGAAAAGTTCAGAAACCTGCAGTGGAAATCCGGCGACTTTTAGATGATTATGTAAGTAATGGTAGAAACGAACTGGTCAAAGATTATTTGCAGCAAACTCTTGTGCAAGAATCAAAACGCGATTATGTTAACAACGCTAGAACAAAAAAGTTCTATCGTCCACTACTTAATAATCCTGCTCTAACTGCTGTAGGAAAACAATGGTGGGAAGAAAGAAATATAGATGAAGAATCTAAAcaattcaaaacaaatcaaaGAGATTCAGATAACGAGCATGTTGAGAGTATACAAGATTCTTTAATTGCACCGAGCTTACAAGATACCAGTGTCTTTCAAGAAACAAACCATTACAACATACCCGTTcgaagttttaataatatggagagcttaactaaaaaagtaaatttgccTGGTAGACTAGATAgctatgtgtttaaaaaaataccttttgaaaacagtaaagaaaatttagtaaaaGATAATCAAATAATTCAGAAATACACGCGCCTACAAAAACCGGTCCATAATTATCTTCACGGTATGAGAAGAGATGTAGTTCCTGGAACTAAAAACAATCAAGTTAGATTACTGTTTCCAAATAAAGTAAATCCTGAAAGAGACGAAATAGCATCTTTGTATTTGAGTAAAAATAGAGAATACAACGTCAATGATCAATCTGAAAGTATAAATAAACGTGAAAATGTTTACGTAAACAAAGACCGTATACCAAGTGTTTATAAATCTGATTACAGTGGTATTTCTTTAAAAGGTTCAACCAAAAAAGCggccattaaatttaaatcagagcATGAACTCAAACagagaaaattaaagaaacacaAAAATCATTCGTCATCATTTACCAAaacacattttgttaaaaaagctaCATCAAAAAAGCATTCCATTCCATTGGTCATTTACGATGACGACGTTATAACCATTGATAAACCTACTTTAAAAGACAAAGTAGACGTTGTTGACTACGATGAAGTGTTAAAAACACCAAAGCTTCATGTAAAACATGTGTACGCAGATAGTAATGGTCACGTGGAAGGTTATTCGCCTGATTCTTTAGTCCGTAAATTAACCTCACCGTCCAACAGCTTATATGAGCTGAAGAAACTCGGCAAACATGTTAAGCTAGgtcaaaaatgtaaaagatcTGGTACAGCAATAATAGATGTGGCAGAGTGTGATGATGATGACCCTTATTCTCAAATAGGAAATGAAACAATTCACTTATTAGGTGGAGAAGAAGAAGGAGCAGCTGAGAACTTGACTGCTTTTATTGAGCATGACGAAGATGACAGAGATCAAAAACCTCAAAGTGAAGATCCAATTGATAGTATTACCACCGAAACAGCTGATGATGACAAAGAGAGTGAAACAGAAGAAATATACGGAAGACACCATCATCATTCTAAAAATAACTTAGAAGAAAACGAGGAAGAAGAGGATGCTGAAAACGAGGAGtctgatgatgaagaaaaaGATCATAACCATGAGCATTTACATAATCATTTACaacatcatcaccatcatcatcgtcatcataaTAACAATGATAGTACCCATGAAGAAGAAAgcgaagaagaagaagaagaggaAGAAGGAGAAGGAAAAGAAGGAGATCATGACGACCATAGTATTGAAGAGGATCATGACATCGTCACTCACCGTAATGCTGAAGACGAAAACAACGAATACGGACAGAAGATGTATCACGACGAAGAACATGAATGGGTTGATGAAAAAGGAAATACTCATTTTTATACGTATGATGCTTGGCAGCTGAAATTGCAAGAAGATAAAATGAATgctcaaaataaaactaactcTGTAGTTTCTGCATCATTTAATCCAGTGAGTTCCGCAGCATTTAAGGCATCAGATAATGTAAATTCCTCAATATTGGATAAAACCACTAAACTTGatcttaaaaataacaacactGATTTAAAAAGCATAACATTCGTCAATTCTTCAGCTATCAACAATACAAATAGCAACCTTACTAACACTTACAACGAAAATGTTAATGAAAGCACTGTTAATATGCTTGAAAGCTCAAgcttgacaaaaataatttcagaggataaaaaaaataataacaacttcACTATAGGTAACACGCTAAAACCTAAAGTTAGTGCTAAAAGTAActcatcaaataaaaatgaatcaatTAGTAATAATAACCTTAAAATAACAGATGAGACTGttcaaaatgtgtcaaatacatcaaaacctgaccaaataataaaatatgttgatGAGAAGCTTCCAAGCAATTTTCAAGATTCTTATTCTTCTCATAACGTCCCAACAGAGtcgttaaaacaaaataataaaacagacAAGATGACGATCGAAGAAAAAACCTTATTAAACTATACTGATCAGGGAAACCAAACCAACGATTTAAAAGCAAATATGACAAAAGATTCTATCAAACTAAAAAACCAAGAAGCTAGTGAGGTTAAAACAAATAATCTATCtgagataaaaaacaaaaaagttgttgaaaagaactcaaaaaatgacaataatcAAAATGCTCAGTCAAATTATAAGGATAAATCGGATTATAGCCAGCATATGCACGAATGGAAAGACGAAAATGGAGATATGCACTATTATACAGAGGAGGCTTGGAAAATGAAATTAGCAGATGACATGAAAAAATCTGTCAAAACCAATgacaaaaattcattaaaaaactcATCTCAGAATGAAGCgcctaaaataaacaaagttcaaTCAGATACAGACAACATAACCCTCCAATCAAACAAATTTGCCCAAATCCTTCATTCTGATATTATCccttatgaaaacaaacaaatacCTTTAAATTCCTCTGAAGCTTTagttaaaaacataatcatgaattttattttaaaaaaaccattgttgaaaaaaaaaggtgaacAATTGTCAACACTCTTAGCTGAAGGTTTGAGCAAACAGCCTTTGTTTAATCGCTCTTCTTTGGATACTCAAGAACGAATGTTAAAGCGTTTGAAAAATTTAACGACGACGGAACTAAGTCTACTGTACCTCAAAAAGCTAAAATCAAAAGGAACACTGGAGCCAAAACTCTCAGAACAAAATGATCTTAAACCAGGTGAGGTTATTCAAGGAATTGTTAATGAACTCACAAAAAAGCAAACATACCCTATAACCGAAAGTTATTCGAATAAAAATGAAGTTCAAAACGGATTTTTTAAGTTAGGAAACAAAGAAGAAACTATTAAATGGAGCACTAAAGTACATGCCAAAAGTGGAATGAAAACAATTGTTCCCAAATTAAAccatacaaaaattttgaataagtttCGAATTAAGTCTGCAAAccataaaaaggaaaaaatggtTATTAACAAGAACTttgaatcaaataataaaaaaaagtcaaacacAAGTCTTTCAAAAAAGCATCTTTTAAAAAGTTCGaattttgaatcaaatgaaaaaaactcttttaacgTTGTTAGTAAGTTTATTGAACAAAGTATGACTGATGTAGATCCATCCATTTTGGAAGAGCATAAAATTGCAGACCAGATAGAAAAATCTTCAAAAGAAGTAAGCATAGaaaaagcaaatgaaaatagttttgaaGAAAATGTTAAGGAAAATATAAACCGTGAACTAAACAACACCAATGTTAATCAAACTCTACATAACTCAGACGAAAACAATTACATGGCAGAAAGCGGAGAACCGGTGGAAACAAAATTTGGAACAATTTCAAAAGAATACAAGACTGAAGGTGAAACTCGTGATGAGAGCGCTGTCTTAAAAGATAACACAATTCAATTTAATAACAACTCCATAGTTAAACATCAATGGAACCAACCTCAAGAGCAGATGCAACAGCAATCttcacaacaacaacaacaacaacaacaacagcaaaatGTTAATCAAGCTCCAATAAATCTTGCTCCAGCCTTGAAACCTGAAACTTTGAAAGACATTCACATTTTTAAAGCAGGCAAACCTGAACCTCATTTGGAAGGATTAAAACctaaagaaaaccaaaaaaagttgGAGTacaaagcaaagaaaaaaattaaaaaaatcaagcagAATAAGTTTTTACCAACTTCAAACTCAGTTAATCCAATTTGGTCAGTAAATTCTTTTGACAATTCAAACAATAAAAGTACAAACGAAAACTTTCCACAAAGTGTGAAACATGAGTTAAATGAACTAGTTTACAATAACAAATcgaataaaattaacaaatattctaataaattgTCTCGTACAACTTCTTTACCAGTCAGTTCAGATTCcgttaatataaaagaaaccTTAAACCTTGAGTCAAGTGATCCAGATAAGTTATTTAAACAGCTTGAAAAAAGCACACAGATGCTAAAAGACCGTCTTCACGTAACTAAcgaaacaataaaaactaactCTTCAGAAGCTCCGAGTAGTCAGCTAAAAGAAAATGTTTCGGAAAAACCAAATGATCATACAAAATCAGAAAATGAAGAAGCGGACGTCTTAAGCGAAAGTGCTGCACTTGTGAAATTAGCCGGTTTAGATGACTTTGATGAAATTTCGGGTATTGAAGAAAGCCAAGCCAATTCCATTAGCGGAACAAATAACGATGAAGATAACTTGCTTTCTGAAGGTTCAGGAAAAAAGTTATTGTCAGAACTAACGGATAGCAAAATTAAAGCAAAGATAAACCTATTATCGACTGAAAATGTTGAAAACCGAAATATTCAAAATCAAGATAACTCATTAATTTTGAcccaaaaattgaaaaacaaatcaaatgaaaataagGCAAGTCTTGACAAACTAGCTCGTTTTGCAtcagatattttaaaagtacatCAGAATAAAGAGTTAACTGATGATAAGAATAGCGAGATAAACAAGTCATCACTCACAGATTTACTATCTTCTGTACTAGATTCTAGTGAAAAAGATAATTCCTCATTTGTTCCACAATCGaatgtaaaaaacaaagataatgATCTATctgtaaatttttcaaaacctaAACTCAAATTCAATGGTCAAAGCTCTGAAAAAATATTGCCCGGGCCTATGCTGCAAGAGgctaaaataaaacacttaagtataaaaaaagaaaattctaaaaaagaaaattctcaAAGCAACGAATCTCTTTCAATTGATGATGACGATACAAAAGACATGAGTAGTATATCGCAAGCTCTAGATGAAGTAATGGTAAAAGACGGAGAAAATAGCATGAAAACGTTAGATTCAATTGATAAAAGCGCGCAGGATATACTTAGTGAAGGGAGTGGagactttaaaactttaaatttgaattatgataaaacaagtAACGACGCCAGCCTACAagaaaatgacaaaataaaacatgaagAAAATTCATTACACTTGAAAACTATGCTACCAAGTGCAGCAACAATACCACAAAGGCAAACAGATAAAGAATCTATAGAATTCACAGTTCATAAAAATCTTACAAGGaacggaaaagaaaaaaaagtgaaagaaGAAGCCGCAAGAGATGATCTTATTCACGAATTTCGACAACTTCTAAATCTTGCAGAACAAAAAAATTCCGAACTTTTGCCAACAGATTCAAAAGATTCTTCATCTTTAAACAACTCAATACAAAGTACCAATGCGGAACAAGAAGAAACCAATGAGAATAAAATTGATCCAAACGCAAAGTTTACAGAAACAAATATAGGAAACACAGGGGATGAAGGAGATGAGCACGAAGGAGATCTCAAATCATTGCACAATAAAGGTAATTTAGAAGAAATGGAAGACAACGATTCATTCCATCAACATAGAATTGTAACAGTAAAAGATGAagaagaaaaggaaagaatggTGAACGGACTTGTAACTGAGAACG accGCTGCGTCTCTATTCAATTTGAAAATGAACTTGGAAATCGCTACAAGTTGGTATCGTCCATTAACAACCATGGTTACACACCACgtggaaaaatatttacactaaaacaagtatttaaaGACCCAAGAGCGCATCGTTACGTTTCTTTTCATGCAACTGACGAATCAGATGCAAATCGTATTGTGTTGTTGAACGGCGCTAGAGAACTTGTTGCAGTGCCTGTATCTTGCCGCTATAAACCTCGAATTATCCATGTCACGAGTCATCAATCTGCTAAATtgacaaatttgtttaaaaaaaacggcGTTTCAAAAAAAAGGACTAAAA cattGAATTCGCCGTTTGATAAAGAAAACGAAGTTGCAATGTGTCCCTCTCGATGTACCGAGTATTGCCTCAGCTCTTGTCCAAATTACTGTTGCTCTGCGCCAGTTATCGGTAAGGATCAGCAACAGTTATTTCCTGGGCAAAAACCAAACTCAAACCCTTTTGATGAAGAAATGAATGTTTTATCAGCAGGTGAAGAAATCTCCGATAACGCAGGAGGAATGGAAACAGAGGATGTAGATCGTTCATATTCACAAGATAGCAATTCTGATAGTCAACAAGATCGCTGGTGGTGGTAA